In Deltaproteobacteria bacterium GWC2_55_46, a single window of DNA contains:
- a CDS encoding two-component system response regulator: MTARSAKTPLPILLVDDEPQILKSYSIMLRSAGVKQVIALNDAREVLPLLAEQEVAAVVLDLSMPHVSGEKLLADIADSHPMVPVIIMTAVNEIEKAVDCMKAGAFDYLVKPVERGRFETCLKRAMDFFALKAEVLSLKRHLLQGELEHEEAFSSIMTIDRKMRAVFQYVEVIAATLQPVLITGETGAGKELFARAVHDISGRKGEFVAVNVAGLDDTMFSDTLFGHKKGAYTGADEAREGLIASAAGGTLFLDEIGDTKESSQVKLLRLLQEQKYYPLGSDVPKKSDVRIVVATNKDLQRLIAEGGFRKDLYYRLRAHQISIPPLRDRLDDIPVLLNHFLAEAAASMKKKKPTPPPELITLMSTYGFPGNVRELQAMVYDAVARHKGGVLSTESFKDIIGQERTSAAAPMAGDQSSPFLAGERIPTLKESENALIEKALKLANGNQGIAASLLGITRQALNKRLKRKDAR, translated from the coding sequence ATGACAGCCAGGTCCGCCAAGACGCCTCTGCCCATCCTCCTTGTGGACGATGAGCCTCAGATACTCAAGAGCTACAGCATAATGCTCCGGAGCGCCGGGGTGAAGCAGGTCATCGCCCTCAACGACGCAAGGGAGGTGCTGCCGCTTCTCGCGGAGCAGGAGGTCGCCGCAGTGGTCCTCGACCTCTCCATGCCGCATGTCTCGGGGGAGAAGCTCCTCGCCGATATCGCCGACAGCCACCCCATGGTGCCCGTTATCATAATGACGGCCGTGAACGAGATAGAGAAGGCTGTGGATTGCATGAAGGCGGGCGCCTTCGATTACCTCGTCAAGCCCGTTGAGCGCGGCAGGTTCGAGACCTGCCTTAAAAGGGCCATGGACTTCTTCGCGCTCAAGGCCGAGGTCCTCTCCCTCAAGCGCCATCTCCTTCAGGGCGAGCTCGAGCACGAGGAGGCCTTCTCATCGATCATGACCATAGACAGGAAGATGAGGGCCGTCTTCCAGTACGTCGAGGTCATAGCGGCCACACTTCAGCCGGTCCTCATAACGGGGGAGACGGGGGCAGGCAAAGAGCTCTTTGCCAGGGCTGTCCACGACATAAGCGGAAGGAAAGGCGAGTTCGTCGCCGTGAACGTGGCCGGCCTTGATGACACCATGTTCTCGGATACGCTCTTCGGCCATAAAAAAGGGGCGTACACCGGGGCCGATGAGGCGAGGGAGGGCCTTATCGCCTCTGCCGCGGGCGGCACGCTCTTCCTTGACGAGATAGGCGACACCAAGGAATCATCCCAGGTGAAGCTCCTCCGGCTCCTCCAGGAGCAGAAGTATTACCCGCTCGGCTCGGACGTGCCGAAAAAGAGCGACGTCAGGATAGTGGTCGCAACCAACAAGGACCTGCAGAGGCTCATAGCCGAGGGTGGCTTCAGAAAGGACCTTTACTACAGGCTCCGCGCTCACCAGATATCCATCCCGCCGCTTAGAGACCGGCTTGACGACATCCCGGTCCTGCTCAATCACTTCCTCGCTGAAGCGGCCGCCTCGATGAAAAAGAAGAAGCCGACCCCTCCGCCGGAGCTTATCACCCTGATGTCTACTTACGGCTTCCCAGGCAATGTAAGGGAGCTTCAGGCCATGGTCTACGACGCCGTCGCAAGGCATAAAGGCGGGGTCCTCTCAACGGAAAGCTTCAAGGATATCATCGGGCAGGAGAGGACGTCGGCTGCCGCGCCCATGGCCGGGGACCAGTCCTCCCCGTTCCTTGCCGGAGAGCGCATCCCGACCCTCAAAGAATCGGAGAACGCCCTCATAGAGAAGGCCCTCAAGCTTGCCAACGGCAACCAGGGCATCGCGGCAAGCCTCCTTGGCATAACGCGCCAGGCGCTCAATAAAAGGCTTAAGAGGAAAGACGCCCGCTAA
- a CDS encoding inorganic pyrophosphatase, translating to MSNEAVTTVIIEIPKGCRNKYEYDPLKQVFRFDRMLFSSVHYPSDYGFIPDTLGRDGDALDALVLLWEPTFPGCHIDTRAVGLFKMWDEKGPDEKILCVPLKDPLWNYIKELNDVPPHLLREIGHFFRIYKDLEKKKTGIEGWAGREAALKIIEEARGRFRDSQK from the coding sequence TTGAGCAATGAGGCCGTAACTACCGTAATAATCGAGATCCCGAAGGGGTGCCGGAACAAGTACGAGTACGACCCCCTGAAGCAGGTCTTCAGGTTCGACCGCATGCTCTTCTCGTCGGTCCACTACCCGAGCGATTACGGCTTCATACCAGATACCCTTGGAAGGGACGGGGACGCGCTCGACGCCCTTGTGCTCTTGTGGGAGCCAACCTTCCCGGGCTGCCATATAGATACCAGGGCGGTGGGCCTTTTCAAGATGTGGGATGAAAAGGGGCCCGACGAGAAGATACTCTGCGTGCCCTTGAAGGACCCGCTCTGGAATTATATAAAGGAATTGAATGACGTGCCGCCGCACCTGTTGCGGGAGATAGGGCATTTTTTCAGGATATACAAGGACCTGGAGAAGAAAAAAACAGGCATCGAGGGTTGGGCGGGGCGCGAGGCGGCCTTGAAGATA
- a CDS encoding thioredoxin: MGENIINVTDSTFESMVLKSDVPALVDFWASWCAPCRAIAPLVEEMAQEYSGKIRVAKMNVDDNPATPGKYGVRGIPTLILFKGGKVIDQLVGAVPKNQIKDLIDKGL, from the coding sequence ATGGGTGAAAACATAATAAACGTAACTGATTCCACTTTCGAATCCATGGTGCTCAAATCCGATGTCCCCGCCCTCGTGGATTTCTGGGCGAGCTGGTGCGCCCCTTGCAGGGCTATCGCTCCGCTCGTTGAGGAAATGGCGCAGGAGTATTCCGGCAAGATCAGGGTGGCCAAGATGAACGTGGACGATAACCCGGCGACCCCCGGCAAGTACGGCGTAAGGGGCATACCGACCCTCATACTTTTCAAGGGCGGGAAGGTCATCGACCAGCTCGTGGGGGCGGTGCCGAAAAACCAGATAAAGGACCTTATCGACAAGGGTCTTTAA
- a CDS encoding ribonucleoside-diphosphate reductase, adenosylcobalamin-dependent, with protein MAVRLSPGALTVLERRYLKKDESGRVIETPEDMFRRVASNIAKAEPLFGNNGDEGGYEEAFCSLISALEFLPNSPTLMNAGRRLQQLAACFVLPVGDSLESIFDAVKDTAIIHQSGGGTGFSFSRLRPADDLVSSTGGLASGPVSFMRVFNATTEAIKQGGTRRGANMGILKVDHPDIMQFITVKEDPAEFTNFNLSVAVTDAFMKALEEGAEYELVNPRTGRPAGKVGADEVFGRIAECAWKSGEPGVLFIDRIESANPTPHIGRFEATNPCGEQPLLSYEPCNLGSINLGRMVREFGGRWVLDWEKLAATVSLAVRFLDNVIEMSRYPTAEIDAMAKANRKIGLGVMGFADLLVRLRIRYGSEESFALAEEVMRYISARAWGASRALARERGPFPNIKGSVFDKAGVEPVRNATVTTIAPTGTLSIIAGCSSGIEPFFSLSYIRQVLNGVRIPEVNPLVAEVAMEEGFYNESLIEHVSNGGDIKERDEVPERVKEIFVTAYEIPTVDHIRMQAAFQKHTDNAVSKTINLPPEATVADVREAYLAAWRLGCKGVTVYRSGTRAEQVLTCKSPLYC; from the coding sequence ATGGCAGTGAGGCTTTCGCCAGGCGCCCTTACCGTTCTGGAGAGGCGGTACCTTAAAAAGGACGAATCCGGCCGTGTCATCGAGACCCCTGAGGATATGTTCAGGAGGGTAGCCTCGAATATCGCCAAGGCAGAGCCGCTCTTCGGAAACAATGGCGATGAAGGGGGCTACGAAGAGGCCTTCTGCTCCCTCATCTCCGCGCTTGAGTTCCTCCCTAACTCCCCGACCCTCATGAACGCCGGAAGGAGGCTTCAGCAGCTCGCGGCCTGCTTTGTCCTGCCTGTCGGAGATTCGCTCGAATCGATATTCGATGCCGTAAAGGATACCGCCATCATACACCAGTCGGGAGGAGGGACCGGTTTTTCCTTCTCGAGGCTCCGGCCGGCGGACGACCTGGTAAGCTCCACCGGAGGCCTTGCCAGCGGGCCGGTATCCTTCATGCGGGTATTTAACGCGACCACAGAGGCGATAAAGCAGGGAGGTACCCGAAGGGGCGCGAACATGGGCATCCTCAAGGTGGACCACCCGGACATAATGCAGTTCATAACCGTCAAGGAAGACCCTGCCGAGTTCACCAACTTTAACCTCTCTGTGGCGGTGACGGACGCGTTCATGAAGGCGCTCGAAGAGGGCGCAGAGTACGAGCTTGTGAACCCGAGGACCGGCAGGCCGGCCGGAAAGGTCGGCGCTGATGAAGTCTTCGGGCGCATAGCCGAATGCGCGTGGAAGAGCGGGGAGCCGGGGGTCCTTTTCATAGACCGTATAGAGAGCGCCAACCCGACGCCGCATATCGGCCGGTTCGAGGCGACAAACCCGTGCGGCGAGCAGCCGCTACTGAGTTACGAGCCTTGCAACCTGGGGTCGATAAACCTTGGCAGGATGGTAAGGGAGTTCGGCGGCAGGTGGGTGCTCGATTGGGAAAAGCTCGCCGCGACCGTATCCCTTGCGGTGCGCTTCCTCGATAACGTCATCGAGATGAGCAGGTACCCGACGGCCGAGATAGACGCGATGGCGAAGGCAAACAGGAAGATAGGCCTGGGCGTCATGGGATTCGCCGACCTCCTTGTGCGCCTGCGCATCCGGTACGGAAGCGAGGAGAGCTTCGCTCTGGCCGAAGAGGTGATGAGGTACATAAGCGCGAGGGCATGGGGGGCCTCACGCGCCCTTGCCAGGGAGCGTGGCCCCTTCCCTAATATAAAGGGGAGCGTCTTCGACAAGGCGGGGGTGGAGCCGGTCAGGAACGCCACCGTCACCACTATCGCGCCGACCGGCACTTTAAGCATCATCGCCGGATGCTCTTCGGGCATAGAGCCCTTCTTTTCGCTGAGCTACATAAGGCAGGTGCTCAATGGGGTGAGGATACCGGAGGTAAACCCGCTTGTGGCAGAGGTCGCGATGGAAGAGGGCTTCTACAACGAAAGCCTCATAGAGCATGTCTCGAACGGGGGCGATATAAAGGAGAGGGACGAGGTGCCGGAGCGCGTAAAGGAGATATTCGTCACCGCTTACGAGATCCCCACGGTGGACCATATAAGGATGCAGGCGGCCTTCCAGAAGCATACCGACAACGCCGTCTCCAAGACCATAAACCTGCCGCCTGAAGCGACGGTCGCCGACGTGCGGGAGGCATATCTTGCCGCGTGGAGGCTCGGCTGCAAGGGTGTGACCGTTTATAGATCAGGGACAAGGGCCGAGCAGGTGCTCACATGCAAAAGCCCTCTGTACTGCTGA
- a CDS encoding ATP-dependent DNA ligase, with product MKKPLKYVIHRHQARHLHYDLRLEREGVLKSWAVPKGMPEAPGIKRLAVEVEDHPLGYFDFEGVIPEGQYGAGKVEVWDSGTYVAEAWDKGRIEVEILGKRLSGRYALILFKERSWLVMKLKGRAKR from the coding sequence TTGAAAAAGCCCCTGAAGTACGTGATACACAGGCACCAGGCAAGGCACCTGCACTATGACCTTAGGCTTGAGCGGGAAGGGGTCTTGAAGAGCTGGGCCGTGCCGAAGGGCATGCCGGAGGCCCCCGGCATAAAGAGGCTCGCGGTGGAGGTCGAGGACCATCCCCTTGGTTACTTTGATTTCGAAGGCGTTATACCGGAAGGGCAGTACGGGGCCGGCAAGGTCGAGGTCTGGGACAGCGGGACCTACGTTGCAGAGGCCTGGGATAAGGGCAGGATCGAGGTCGAAATCCTGGGCAAGAGGCTCTCCGGCAGGTACGCCCTGATACTTTTCAAGGAAAGGAGCTGGCTTGTAATGAAGCTCAAGGGGCGCGCGAAGAGGTAA
- a CDS encoding uridine phosphorylase (catalyzes the reversible phosphorylytic cleavage of uridine and deoxyuridine to uracil and ribose- or deoxyribose-1-phosphate; involved in the pyrimidine salvage pathway): protein MARVYHLDLDKKAIKGAKIALLPGDPKRSAVIAGAISKAYGARFAMIASKREFTTCLTEAMGQKVLVASTGIGGPSASIAVDELAQLGVTTFLRVGTTGAIQNGVKNGDCVITTGSVRLDGASTHYAPIEFPAVADFSVVASLISGARKAGVRFHLGITASSDTFYPGEERTDAFMKYKLRRFRGATAEWRALHVLNYEMESSTILTMTSAMGLRGGCITGVVNKGSTGKITPEALRIGEDSAVRAAVAALEFLKFPPFLKGDEGGL, encoded by the coding sequence ATGGCGAGGGTCTATCACCTTGACTTGGACAAAAAAGCCATAAAGGGCGCGAAGATAGCCCTCCTGCCCGGCGACCCGAAAAGGTCCGCCGTTATAGCCGGGGCGATATCAAAGGCCTATGGCGCGCGCTTCGCCATGATCGCGTCAAAAAGGGAGTTCACGACCTGCTTAACCGAGGCCATGGGACAAAAGGTGCTTGTTGCCTCCACCGGCATAGGTGGCCCATCGGCCTCCATAGCGGTAGACGAGCTGGCGCAGCTCGGGGTGACCACCTTCCTGAGGGTCGGGACGACAGGCGCGATACAAAACGGCGTCAAAAACGGCGACTGCGTCATCACGACCGGCTCCGTGAGGCTTGACGGCGCCTCGACACACTACGCCCCGATAGAGTTCCCGGCTGTAGCCGACTTCTCAGTAGTGGCCTCCCTTATAAGCGGGGCAAGGAAAGCGGGCGTCAGGTTCCACCTGGGGATAACGGCGTCGTCAGACACCTTCTACCCCGGCGAGGAGAGGACCGACGCGTTCATGAAGTACAAGTTGAGGAGGTTCCGGGGGGCAACGGCCGAATGGCGGGCGCTTCACGTCCTCAACTACGAGATGGAATCATCGACCATCCTTACCATGACATCGGCGATGGGCTTGAGGGGCGGCTGCATAACGGGGGTGGTAAACAAGGGGAGCACCGGAAAGATAACGCCGGAGGCATTGAGGATTGGCGAGGATAGCGCGGTAAGGGCCGCCGTAGCAGCCCTTGAGTTCCTGAAATTTCCCCCTTTTCTAAAGGGGGATGAAGGGGGATTATAA
- a CDS encoding ribulose-phosphate 3-epimerase, whose amino-acid sequence MKISPSILSADFTRLADELKALEDGGADYVHVDVMDGRFVPNITIGPFIVEAIRRGTKLPLDVHLMIEEPERYIDDFARAGSSIITVHVEATKHLNKVLQAIKGHGLKAGVSINPGTPVNALEAVMDDADLILVMSVNPGFSGQGFIPSSIVKIRAVAARIASSGRRIELEVDGGIKAGNIDVAAAAGADVFVSGSGIFSTPDYARTISEMKKKAASVAAKA is encoded by the coding sequence ATGAAGATATCCCCTTCGATACTTTCGGCTGATTTCACGAGGCTTGCGGACGAGCTTAAGGCTTTAGAGGACGGCGGCGCGGATTACGTGCACGTGGACGTGATGGACGGCAGGTTCGTGCCCAATATCACCATAGGCCCTTTCATAGTCGAGGCGATAAGGAGGGGGACGAAGCTCCCTCTCGACGTCCACCTCATGATAGAGGAGCCGGAGAGGTATATAGACGATTTCGCCAGGGCCGGAAGCTCCATCATAACCGTCCACGTGGAGGCCACGAAGCACCTCAACAAGGTATTGCAGGCCATAAAAGGTCACGGCTTGAAGGCCGGGGTCTCCATAAACCCGGGCACCCCGGTCAATGCGCTGGAAGCGGTAATGGACGACGCCGACCTGATACTCGTCATGTCGGTGAACCCGGGCTTCAGCGGCCAGGGCTTCATACCGTCGAGCATCGTAAAGATCAGGGCCGTTGCCGCCAGGATAGCCTCTTCGGGAAGAAGGATCGAGCTTGAGGTGGACGGCGGCATAAAGGCCGGGAACATCGATGTAGCCGCGGCAGCCGGCGCGGACGTCTTCGTTTCAGGCTCAGGCATATTCTCTACCCCCGACTACGCCCGGACCATCTCCGAGATGAAAAAGAAGGCGGCCTCTGTCGCGGCAAAGGCCTGA
- a CDS encoding CarD family transcriptional regulator, with amino-acid sequence MSKIIADIFKTGELAVYPAHGVGMIMGVETREVSGLHKNFYIIKILDTEATIMVPTDTASTVGLRKIVKKSMVPKIYDILKDRTDVCLDNQTWNRRYREYTDKIKSGCVMEVARVLRDLYILKYDKELSFGERRMLDTAKNLLVKELSIARNVREEKVEEELVRLMQR; translated from the coding sequence ATGTCTAAAATCATTGCCGACATCTTCAAAACAGGCGAACTCGCCGTATATCCTGCCCATGGCGTAGGCATGATAATGGGCGTGGAGACGAGGGAAGTGTCGGGGTTACACAAGAACTTCTACATCATAAAGATCCTCGACACCGAAGCCACCATAATGGTCCCCACCGATACGGCCTCTACAGTAGGGCTCCGCAAGATCGTTAAAAAGTCGATGGTCCCGAAGATATACGACATATTGAAGGACCGCACGGACGTCTGCCTTGACAACCAGACCTGGAACAGGAGATACCGGGAGTATACGGACAAGATCAAAAGCGGCTGCGTCATGGAAGTCGCGCGAGTGCTGAGGGACCTTTACATCCTCAAGTATGACAAGGAACTCTCCTTCGGCGAGCGCAGGATGCTGGACACCGCCAAGAACCTCCTCGTAAAAGAACTCTCGATAGCCAGGAACGTCCGGGAGGAGAAGGTCGAGGAAGAGCTTGTCCGCTTGATGCAGCGCTGA